The genomic region TTAAAATTGTATTATTAGCACGTATTATAGGACGCTGTAAATCTCAACAGTAATTAGGAAATCCCTAATAAAAACATCTACGCGaaaactttatatttttcatacatacGAATAAACGAACGAATTAAATAAGTACAATCTTTAATACTTTGAATACTATGAAGAGGAAGCCTCTTCGACAACAGATGTAGGACGCGGAGCATTAGCACCCATCCAGTTCAACGACACTTACCCTCTTGTCACGCCAATCTCCGGGTACACCTGACAGTTCGCGATTCCCAGACGCAAGTATGTTTGCCGTCTTCGTAAGTGGCCACTTCCGGTGCTAGGAAAGGGTGGTTAACCTACGTCTCCTGTTGCCGTGCAAGTGTCCTCCACTTAAGCTCCTCTCTAATCGATGATAGCTATgacaaaacacacaccagGTCAGACGTCCTTTTATCGCTGATTGAAGCCACCACAACAGAACGCAAACAACACAATCCTTCCGAGGTTCGGCACGGGATGCTTGCGCGAATTATTTCGTGGAACTGCCAACACTTCCCGCGGGCATCAAAGATGGCCGCAGCACACTGTTTCGCGTGTTTTTGCTGCTTTCTTCGGCGCgcgatgtgtttttgttttatctcgcTCGTGCAAACACTTCACTGTTGCCGAATATATACCCGCCGCACGGTCTCCGTCTGGACTGACAAAGAAACTCTTGGGCAGAGGgttgtagttttgttttttcttcttctcgtaCACACTTTGAGACGCGCGTGCGACTGCTCGAACTCCCGGACACCACCTTTTTTGTCGGCAAGATCCGTgtttggggaggaaaaacaacacactttACAATCGGGTGGAACGAATCGCAGATTGCCCTGAAGAGTATGGGGAGGGCGCGAGAGAAGCACAGATGCGACGTGCGCACTTTTCTACTTCGTCTTCTTCTGCTAGCAAACGATATGTCTGCAAAGTCGCGGATACTTTTCGATGCAAGAGGCCAAACTTGGGCAGCTGCAAGAACGCTAATTACTTTTGCCGTACACAACAGTCgggcagaaaattttcatcacAGCAAGCACACTGGAAAATACACTGGGATTGCTTCACTCACAACGCGGGTCGAAATAAGAGGAACGCGTTCAAGACCCTCTTTTTTTGCTATCCATGAAACGTTAACTCAAGACCTGAACGCTGAAACCGAAGTGAAGGGATTGAAATAACAAGCGCCCGACAAAATGCGTGCAACGCGGTCCGCTTCTCTTCGATGACTGAACAAAGCGCACGCGGAATTTTCTCTCCTTCGCGGGACAACGTTACGTTGTAGGGTAAGGTGGGGTAAAAATGCGCGCTTGATGCTTGGAAAAGGGTAAAAAATGTGGCATGATAGTATTTTTTTGAGTGCACCAGTTTTGAAATGCTTGCTACGAGAAGTAGCTCTAGAAATTCAAGGAACTAAGTtaaagataacaaaaaaaaaaagattacgACTAgaacacattttcatttctattttagTAACTTGTAAGAAActtaaatttcaataaaaatagacCTATAAAAATATCTCCTTGTACTAGTTCAGTATACTGCAAACATTtacaaaatgaatcaaatgaGCCGAACAAACTAATTATTGTATGACTAGAAAAGATTATTTTCTAAATAACATTCAATTTGCGCTCTAGTACCTATCGAACATCATCGTTCTTAGAAATCTCGTATTTTTAATTCCATGGAGGAAAGGGTATAATCTTGGTTCCCGCCCACTTTTACCCCGCCTTTCTATCAACAATAGAAAAAGCAATCGATGGGTTTTCTCTCCCGCTCTCAAACGCGCGAGTTTTCTTCTCTATTTACAATGCATgacaaaacgagcaaaaagCATCAATTTTCTGAAGAATGTTTAGATTTGTATTTCCATTACTATAGCCATTCATATAACGGGTTTCATAACATGCGACCTGAGACTACCAGTTAGAACACGCCCTACGAGTGCTGAGGCATCTATTTCGCGGCGTTGGTTCAAATCCCATTGGGAGCCCTTTATTGGTTGCTAAGACCGAAGACGATCGTTACACCAAACGTAAAGAAGAACCTGAGCAAAAGTTTTGCAAACGCTGCACTGCCGACAAGGAGAGACAAGACCCTTCGTCAGATGATCCCGTTGACCACTGCATTGGGAAAAACACAATACAAGGGTCCATTTGatcccaacaccaccaccattacgGTCGCAGCATATCGCGTTCTGAGTCACGGGGAAGGCTGCAAGTACACGTGACTTATGCGGCCTGTGCTAATCACCCCATATCAGCTACCCCCCGACAAAAGGCAAAAATGGTTCACAGTTCTTCGCGTAATTCTATATGAACTTTCTTTgagttttaataaatttgacAACGACTTTAATTatgtgtttactttttgctccaAAGATTTGTATACGTCTATCCTCGATGAGTCGGCTTCAGACTCCCAAAAgaagtttgaaaaattaccTAAAAAAGAAATTATCCCCCCCTGGCGAGCTAAAGGAAGCGCTTAAACTTTAATTGAATGTCCGTTTCAGCAATTTCAGACATACTGTTTTGTAGGGTCATATAGCTTACAAATGCTATGCTGAATATCCACCCTTTTAATAAATGAATTGTCTTTATATCTCATGACCGGTAGTGGTCATACTTGATACCACTTTGAATGCTCAGAGGTCAACTACcgaataattttctttgcttcaTAACTTTTTGTGTATTTACCAAATTGCAATTAATTCAGAGCgttgaaacgaacgaacgattttttgttttttaaaccaatACTGTTACATTGgggaatgaaaatttgaaaaagtcCGCCGTCCCATGGCTCCCCCTAGCAGATATTGGCTGCACGTGCTTTCTCGGAAACGCCAAAGATGAGCCTGGTCGCTTCGGCTTCTACTTCAAAGCTTTTTACTTATTCAAGGGCTAGCAATGGatacgaaaaacgaaaaatcgctAGAATCGTTAAGCAGGTTGAAGTCAACCAAAACGCTTAAAGTTGGGTTTTACAAgcagtgaaagaaaaagaacgttATAAAATTCATTATGTGCTGGAGTGTTAGTTAATTGTTCTAAGGAAGGACGGTGCACGCGATTCGAAATTCATTTATCCGCCCCGTTCTTATTGGTTGTTTAAACTCTTTATGAAATACTTCTTTTCCCATCTCATGCTACCTCATGGAGCaactttaattttaatgtgcaacattttgagttatttttatctctctttctccgttCGATCACGTTGCGCTCGGCCATTCCAGGACACTCCCAGCGAAGGTCGCCGCGGGCACCCGTTCAGCATAGAagcaggaaaatggaaatgtgcAACGTTTGTCTCTGCGTGAGGCTAAATTTAGAATAGTTATAGGGAAGAAGGTGGTTAACGTCTATCTGTTGCATGAATCATTAAACTCTCACGTTAAAACTGTAAAACGTGGATAGTGTATGGCCCAtgattatttaaacaaaactgcaTCGCATTGTTGGTTGGAGATTTTATTATACGAAAACGGGCACGGAACGTGTTGGTGGACCACAAACCAAAATACGTACGACCAGCAGTGAATTTTTAGCACCTTTAGGCAGTGGGATATTTATGCAGAGTTGTTGGCTTAAGCTGCGTTGTAAAAAAACCGACACCGAGCTGAGCATCTCGTTCGGAACTTCTCCTCAAGCCGGGCATTCACCAAGCGGCATGTAACGTGAGACACTCGGTAATCGTCAACCGGTAAGacaaaatggaacgaacaaatgGTTCAAGCGAACGACGGGAAAGTTggaatggggggaaaaaaaaaggttcgaaCATTGGTCGCACGTGGACCGGCAGGTTTTGACCATCGacagacacacacagacacacgtcgggaaacactttttaaggaGTGCTGACTGCGTCAAGCGAAGGCATGCCAACCCAACTGCCCCCCCAGGCTTCATCTTCTGCATCCTTTCTGCACCGTTATTGACACGCGACTGGCGGGTACGTTTGTGCGTCGTATTTCCGTCGGTTCAGCAGCTACCCGTTCGGACACCCGACACTAATGATCCTCCGTGTGGTGGCCACCCTCTACTCCAAATAGCGGGGATACTCGAAACGCAAcgccaagcaaaaaaaaaacaactcacaCCCTTCCATTAAGCCCTGGGTCAAAGACTCGCATGGTCCATGGCGGCCGGATGGGTCCCATGTTACCGGCATGTCCAAGCTGGAAGCGAACACCAACCACGTGGTAATGATTTAGTGGCTCGTGACAAATCATGCGCCGTGCGGACACGGCTTCACACGGTTGCTCCCTTTTCCCCGGTGGGACCAAACTGAAGGTAGAAACTTCCGGCCCGGGCCGGGGGCCAACATGGGGATGGATGGATTTTCGGTTTTGGGACTGGAGTTTACTTTGGCGCGCGCTGGGACCGAACCACCCGGGCGGTAACGGTGATGGATTCGAGGCAGTAGATATTCCGTAGGGCAAATGCCTGTTCCATAATGTTACTTCGCAATGGTTTAACACGTGTATGGCCATTGAGTGGCAGGTGGTCGCGTTTTTGCCTCGCGGTTAGCACGCAGAGAAACGTGGGTAGATGGTGAATGTCCCAGTCTCGCGTCGTCAACAGAGAGAAAATAAAGGAATGATTAAACTTTTCGCTTCTCTGCACTCATGTGGAAGCCAGACCAATTTTGATGCCGGAGTTTGGTGGATTTATGGAAAGTTAAAATAAAGGATAACTCATTATGTTTGGTTCTGCTTGTTCCTCTTCTTTACATTTCGGTGTAACTAAAGCGATTTAATCAGAGCTTTTGCTTATATTTAGTTCTCTTCTGTTACAAAATGTCTGTTcgtaatatgaaaaaatatcatgcaAATAAATATCTAACTTCGAGCTTTTATATATTAAATGCTTGCATTTTATTGATGGTATAGTTATGAAGGTacttcattttaaaatagaaaacccACTATTTAACGTTTGCTAGGGCGATCCAGTATAGTCGGCAgatggtttaaaaaagtttgaagTTGAACATGTTAACCGAGGGATGTTTGTTTCACTATTCGAAGGGACATAGTCTTTCAAGCTAGTTTATAGCTATCCACTGCTATTCTGGATCAATATaaatggaaaaagtaaaaaaaattgctTCCGGCCTCAAAATCTCCAAGGGCAAAAATTTACACTAACAATGCTTAATTgaatgtttgtaaaaaaaaaattgactcTACACACAGCACTGCCTGGGCTTGGATTTCGAttctaaattaaataaaaattcgaACAAACTACTATTCAATTTCGCGAAAGTCTTAACAAGCGTTCTATTCGGTTAATATTCTTAATCCCAACCACGTGGGCCGCATGGTAAGGGTGAGTGTGCGGTagtaacaaaccaaaaaaaaagaacaacaccGCAAGTAGCCGCCAAGATCATCTGTCGGAAAAGTGTGTCACACCGCGGTGTGGTGAATAGCAGCTAAAGCATCGTGTCACACGTGTCTACCGGTCCATACGGACGTTTATGTAATCGCTGAAACTTTTCTTGCGGATTGAGGCGGGGGAGAAACGTTCGGTGACCTATATTATTCAACGGCAACACGTGCCACAGCTCCAAAAGAAATACCGACGGAGAGGAGAGTGTGTTAATCAAACAAATGGAGGGCACCAGGGAAAAGGTTCTCATTGGTGTTTTTCTCCGTTTCGTACCGATTTAGTATCTCTTAGCAGCCGAAAAGCGTTTTTGAGAGCAAATGTTGcgcatttttttatattgtcgGTAAAAATTACTAGAACAAAAGACTACACGCGAAACGAAGCTATCGCAACcgattacaaattaaaacatttattaataATATCTAACCTTTTACTATAAAACATGCTTCAAAACAGACAAACATTACATCCATATCATCACAAGTCGGCTCATTGGCGCAGTCCTTCGATTGTTTTAATCATAAACATCAGTGACACGTCTGGACCGTTCAAAACCTTATACGAGCAGCCTGTATTGATGAAAAGATTGTCACATGAAACCGTTTGAGTTCGACGCTGTGAAGCACATAATGTCACAGTCAAAATACCTACCGATTGGAAGTAACAAAAAATCTCCTCCAACTGCCTTCACTTCAAGCTCATTGATGACGAACGTTAACGATCCATTTAGGACAAGGAATTTCTGAAACAAGAAGCATACAATTCGCAACGTTAAAAAGCAGACGACATAGGAACCAATGGAGCATACAATAGAAGTTAATCAAAGACTACGCCTACCAGATGGAAATTGTTCAGCCGCGTCATCTTCTTTTTGGCATTGGGTAGAAACCGAACGAATCCGAAGTTGTCGTACTTGGAATAGATGTAAAACGAGTACTCAATGTCACCCCGCCGCTGGAACGACAGATGGTCGATCGAACAGTGCGTGAAGCCCTGGATATCAATGGGCATCAGTTTcgcttgctgttgctgctggttttCCATCAACATGTACATCCAGTCCATGGCTTGCCGTTTGGCCGTCAGTATATCTTCGGTGGAGCCAACGGACGCACTTACGGCGGATTCTCCCCCTTTTTGGCCTCCGGGGTCACCGTCCGCTGTTGAAGAGACGGTCGCACTAGAACTAGGCTTTTGCCTGACTGGCGGAGGTATCGTTTCCGTTACATCATCGCTCTGGGAGAAAACGGGGAAGAAAATACATAGTAACTATCTCAACGGTATGCTCATTCGTGTTGTGCTAGAGGGATTGTCCTTCCTTACCGTCATCACCGCAGAAGAGAGTCCAGAATCGAGCGATTCACCATTGGCCGGACAGTGACCGTTGCCGTTTGCGGTAGCAGCTTCCGGCTGCTTTTCGGACCATGCGATCGTACGCTTTTTACCAGCTGACGTCTGGGTAGAGCCATCGGTTATGGGCACGGGAGGAATCCGGAACCCATCGTCATCAATTCTTGTCTCGGTCGAGATCGGCTTCTTGGTGGCCTTTTTCTTATCCTTCACGTTTTTCTTCgagttttgtctttttttctcttgctctCCGTACAGGACCAGTAACTCATCAAACGTCGGCATGACATACTTTGGTTCGTCGTTCCTACTCAAAAGTGGATTGCGCATCAGTACCTGCTTCGACAGGCACCGTTTTCGGTTGCTCTTCCGAATGCCATCGCTTTCGACGTGCTGGCGCAGCTCATTCGATATGTCCTTCCAATACTTCTGCCCTTGTTCGACATTTTTAGGATCCTTTTTTGGGCGCCCTCGCCCTCGCCCTTGCCGTGGCACTGGTGGACGTTTGCCGCTCGTACCACTATCGATTCCATCCGACCCGGTTGATGATGATACTTCCCTGTCCTTTTCCGATGGCTCcgtattttgcttttcttcgacGGGAGATTTAGGTTGGCTGGTACCGGCTCTTTTCTCCTCCTTATTCACGCTCATTTCGATagcatcgtttttatttttggctcCTTGACCCTCCTGTAACCGTTTCAGGGTTGCCATCGATAAGCGTTCGATGATCacagccagttgctttgtcatGGGACGGCTGACAGGAACGCACTTCGGCTCAACTGCCGGCTGCGTTTCAGGGACCGCTTCGTCCTCTTGAGTCATCGGTAGCGGTTCGGGCGAGGGAATATTCTCGTCCAATTCATCCACCAACCCGGATTTCTCTCGTGGGAACAGCTTCCGACGTTGGCTACCCCGTTTCGATTTTGCGTCCTTCGTCTTTTGTGGCTGCTCAACGGCTTGGAAGTAGCTCTCCGTATCGTTATCAATACTCGGTTTAGCACGACGTCGTTTCGAGGGCACCACGATCGTCTCACGCCGTGCTTGATCGTCACCGTCGGCCGGTCGTTGTTGGGGTAATACCGGTTCCTCCTGGCTAACCAACCGATCGACAAATGAGGTCAATTTGAACGACACGTGATCTTGCGGAGAACTAACGCTCACAATACGTTCATGCGTTTTCAACACGTTTTGCCGCATTTCGCAAGCCGATTGCACACCAGGTTCTGATTCCTTCGGACAAGGTGAAACACTTCGACGTTTCCTTGATTTGCTTAGCTTGTCACTCTGTCGCTGCGGATCAGTCTCTTCCGTGGCCTGTGTCGGAACCTCCACCTCATTCGGAGTATTATTCGAGAGAGACgagtcgtcgttgtcgtcatcgctgtcgtcgttgtcgtcatcACAAAATGCGGACGGTGGGTCGTAAATGTCCATCAACACGGTGCGTGGTGTGTCAATGTTTGTGATGGCCATCGGGCTGCTGATGGTACGGTGTCCCGGTGATGCTATTGCATCCAAGTTCGTTTCCAATCGCCCATCATCCTGCCCCTGCTCCTGTTGGCTACTAACGTCGTTGGAACCATTTCTAGTCGAGTCTTCCATTACCATATTGACGGCGTCACTAATTgtcttattttttcttttgtccttCGGACTAGAAACGGGAGAAGGTACGGGCTGCGGGAGCGGTTGTTCTCTGTTTCGCTCCAACCTGTCCGTTTCTAACTCGTTCTGCTCTCCATTTTTCGACGGTGGATCATCCCCCCGTGGTACTGCACCGCGCCGAATGATATCGTCAAATGAAAGCGAACGTCTGGTCAAACTTTGCGGCCGGCACGGTGATCGATCCTCTTGATGCATTGCTTCCATTTGTTCCTCTATGGTCGGCCCTGTGCGTTCCGATTCTTCGTTAGTACGATTTGCTGGCAAGGACTCGACCTGCTCGTCGAACGCCTCAGATCGTGTTAGTTGTGATTTTCTCGTCTGCCCGGTTGGCATAGTGGCGGAACTGTTCAACGATGATTTTCTCAACTGTACGGTAGGCTTAGTGGGGCTCCAAACGGTACACACTAATTGTCCGTGCGATGTTCGATGCATATCCTTTCTCTGCTTCACtttgaaattttcttcttctgcttcctCACTGCTTTCATCCGATGTCACGTCGGAATGCCTTGGTGAACGGACATAAGCTGGAGACAATTCGCGTACACTTATTAGCTGCTCGGAAAAACTAACGCGATTCCGAGGAGACGGCGAAACAACCATTGGTTCAACCGATATCTTGGTGGTGCGTTTCTTCAGAATACTCTTTTGCGGCGTATATTCTACGCTTTCGTCTATACGCAGTGCTTCCACGGCCATGGATCGTTTCGGTTGCTGTTGACTTGCCGCCATGCTGGTTCTTTGCTGTTGATCTGTGAGTTTCCGCATCGATGGTGACCGATGCAACTTAAGCGCACTAAACGGAGAAGCCGTTCGCATCGGTGACTTGTGAACCGGACTTGGCGTTTCCGGAATGACTACCATCGCTCCGTCCCCCCGTGGTGGTGTGCTTTCGCGGGCGTCTCGATCGATGGCATCCGGCTGATCCTGGGTGGCCGGAACGGTGCCATTCAATTGCGCCTGAACAGCGTCGACTCGAGCGACCATGGGCGCTACACGTTCCTCAAAGATGGGTGATATGGTTTCCCTGATGCTCATGAAGTTGTCGTTACTTCTCTCTTGCTTTTCGCCCGGCTTCGGCGTGCT from Anopheles coustani chromosome 3, idAnoCousDA_361_x.2, whole genome shotgun sequence harbors:
- the LOC131271347 gene encoding uncharacterized protein LOC131271347 → MAFSQQKFPAIRLSDIDDLMRENALDSSDGQMLIDYIRRKQGAGRPRLNLLLDGAENPINFRLDHLQPLAASLSPSKTNDATDAPALETASDTASTNASPGIALVQPHSVNNRIASFITPSKNGTSSTPTAGSRDCNPKSPPSQRASPVHRLLSPSRIPVQRASSGTNLSRKTLIKECQRANQMKCEIIRQIVSSTPKPGEKQERSNDNFMSIRETISPIFEERVAPMVARVDAVQAQLNGTVPATQDQPDAIDRDARESTPPRGDGAMVVIPETPSPVHKSPMRTASPFSALKLHRSPSMRKLTDQQQRTSMAASQQQPKRSMAVEALRIDESVEYTPQKSILKKRTTKISVEPMVVSPSPRNRVSFSEQLISVRELSPAYVRSPRHSDVTSDESSEEAEEENFKVKQRKDMHRTSHGQLVCTVWSPTKPTVQLRKSSLNSSATMPTGQTRKSQLTRSEAFDEQVESLPANRTNEESERTGPTIEEQMEAMHQEDRSPCRPQSLTRRSLSFDDIIRRGAVPRGDDPPSKNGEQNELETDRLERNREQPLPQPVPSPVSSPKDKRKNKTISDAVNMVMEDSTRNGSNDVSSQQEQGQDDGRLETNLDAIASPGHRTISSPMAITNIDTPRTVLMDIYDPPSAFCDDDNDDSDDDNDDSSLSNNTPNEVEVPTQATEETDPQRQSDKLSKSRKRRSVSPCPKESEPGVQSACEMRQNVLKTHERIVSVSSPQDHVSFKLTSFVDRLVSQEEPVLPQQRPADGDDQARRETIVVPSKRRRAKPSIDNDTESYFQAVEQPQKTKDAKSKRGSQRRKLFPREKSGLVDELDENIPSPEPLPMTQEDEAVPETQPAVEPKCVPVSRPMTKQLAVIIERLSMATLKRLQEGQGAKNKNDAIEMSVNKEEKRAGTSQPKSPVEEKQNTEPSEKDREVSSSTGSDGIDSGTSGKRPPVPRQGRGRGRPKKDPKNVEQGQKYWKDISNELRQHVESDGIRKSNRKRCLSKQVLMRNPLLSRNDEPKYVMPTFDELLVLYGEQEKKRQNSKKNVKDKKKATKKPISTETRIDDDGFRIPPVPITDGSTQTSAGKKRTIAWSEKQPEAATANGNGHCPANGESLDSGLSSAVMTSDDVTETIPPPVRQKPSSSATVSSTADGDPGGQKGGESAVSASVGSTEDILTAKRQAMDWMYMLMENQQQQQAKLMPIDIQGFTHCSIDHLSFQRRGDIEYSFYIYSKYDNFGFVRFLPNAKKKMTRLNNFHLKFLVLNGSLTFVINELEVKAVGGDFLLLPIGCSYKVLNGPDVSLMFMIKTIEGLRQ